GTTGGACGGCAAGACGGCAACCATCGAGAGGATCCTCACGGACTACGACGGGACCATCCACTTCGGGGTGACCATTGACGGCGACCCCGGCCAGGAGCTGCTCCGTGAGACCAATCGATTCATGTTCTTTTTCCTAGATGAAGTGGAGGTGGTCCCCCGATGAGCGAAATAACGCCATCACCGATGGACGACAAGATCCTGGTCGCCGGCATCGGCAACATTTGGATGAAGGACGACGGGTTCGGCGGCGAGGTCGCCAAACGGCTCAACAACCGGGACCTGCCAAAGGGCCTGACCGTGACCGACTTCGGCATCGGCGGCCTGGACCTGGCGTACGAGCTCCAGAACGGGTTTGCGGCGCTGGTCCTCGTGGACATTAGCCGCCAGGGCGGAGAGCCCGGCACGTTGTACGTCATGGAGGTCAACCCGAGCGACGTCGAGGGTGAGATCCAGGACGGCGTGATGATGGACCCGCACGGCATGGACCCCGAGACCGTTCTGCGCTTCATCAAGTCGACCGGAGCGTGGCCTGGCAAGGTGTTGATCATCGCCTGCGAGCCGAAGGAGGTCGGCGACTTCGGGCTGGGGTTGAGCCCGGAGATCGAGGCTGCCGTCGATCGTGCGGTGGACCTGGTGCTGGAGACGGTAATCGACCTCCAGACCGAGTTCGCCGGGCAGTCGGCTACCTAGGGTTGCATTAGATGCACGAGATGGCGCTCGGCAGCGCCGTGGTCAACACCGCAACCAAGCACGCCAACGGGCGGCCGGTGAAGGTCGTGGTGATGAGCATCGGCAAGCTGCGCCAGGTGGTCCCGGACTCGTTGTCGTTCTACTTCGACATCATCGCCAAGGACACCATCTGCGACGGGGCCAAGCTGGAGATCAACATCGTGCCGGCGCTTTTGCGCTGCGA
The Actinomycetota bacterium genome window above contains:
- a CDS encoding hydrogenase maturation protease translates to MSEITPSPMDDKILVAGIGNIWMKDDGFGGEVAKRLNNRDLPKGLTVTDFGIGGLDLAYELQNGFAALVLVDISRQGGEPGTLYVMEVNPSDVEGEIQDGVMMDPHGMDPETVLRFIKSTGAWPGKVLIIACEPKEVGDFGLGLSPEIEAAVDRAVDLVLETVIDLQTEFAGQSAT
- a CDS encoding hydrogenase maturation nickel metallochaperone HypA; its protein translation is MHEMALGSAVVNTATKHANGRPVKVVVMSIGKLRQVVPDSLSFYFDIIAKDTICDGAKLEINIVPALLRCESCTKEWEPDFPTFRCPFCMDSKVTVLSGEEFMVESLEVEEDEPCIAPK